Proteins encoded in a region of the Vicia villosa cultivar HV-30 ecotype Madison, WI linkage group LG5, Vvil1.0, whole genome shotgun sequence genome:
- the LOC131604627 gene encoding uncharacterized mitochondrial protein AtMg01250-like, with protein sequence MSVLVNGSPTKEFVVEKGLRQGDLLSPFLFVLVAEGLTTLVKKATSLGDYEGFIINGKCSVDILQFANDTLLIGEGNWKQIWAIKTVLKAFELVSGLGINYHKSKLIGINIGNNLMEAESSLLSCKGGRQSFFFSWHNCWS encoded by the coding sequence ATGTCGGTGCTAGTTAACGGGAGTCCTACTAAGGAGTTTGTGGTTGAGAAAGGATTGAGGCAAGGAGATCTGTtatctcctttcctttttgttcTTGTGGCGGAAGGTCTCACGACTCTTGTGAAGAAAGCTACGTCTTTAGGGGATTATGAAGGCTTTATCATCAACGGTAAATGCTCGGTGGACATCCTTCAATTTGCGAACGACACTTTATTGATAGGGGAGGGCAATTGGAAACAAATTTGGGCTATTAAGACTGTGTTGAAGGCGTTTGAATTGGTTTCCGGTCTTGGCATTAATTACCATAAAAGCAAATTGATCGGCATCAATATTGGCAATAACTTGATGGAAGCGGAATCCTCTCTTTTATCTTGTAAAGGTGGAAGGCAAAgttttttcttttcttggcaTAATTGTTGGAGCTAA